A window of Lytechinus variegatus isolate NC3 chromosome 15, Lvar_3.0, whole genome shotgun sequence contains these coding sequences:
- the LOC121428954 gene encoding uncharacterized protein LOC121428954 isoform X1, producing the protein MNSKRNGLIFGDLIDFEENNSVGSCISNNDWIEEVNSPATGNSELDSLLQFSPPCRMVESVNNNHSIEEKADHFRTFSVATDIGGKPETSTSTPTSATSNLKMLPLFPDGFVDGEHYDEVSVGLQETMFEGSIEHKNNSNHAQQDFFCQFNTPPALLGGEDNDDHGEQRLSSTHSSPTLSHHECIQIDSKTYSAPNSPHGKPPLSRHPKKKLVRRQSSPPTSSANAEETEDDAEDIQNVSPDSPSTRTKFRRSFFKRFSAGNKEELQGKSRALSVRERKVQKKAQPESKKVGQNYFYRAIWGSVSQNK; encoded by the exons atgaatTCCAAAAGAAACGGTCTTATTTTTGGAGATTTGATTGACTTTGAGGAGAATAATTCTGTGGGATCTTGTATCTCAAATAATGATTGGATCGAAGAG GTTAACAGCCCAGCAACAGGAAACTCCGAGTTGGACAGTCTCCTCCAATTCTCGCCACCATGCAGGATGGTCGAGAGTGTCAACAACAACCATTCCATCGAGGAGAAGGCGGATCATTTCAGAACTTTTTCCGTGGCCACTGATATTGGAGGCAAACCCGAAACATCGACGTCGACTCCGACATCGGCGACATCGAACCTCAAGATGTTGCCTCTTTTCCCGGATGGGTTTGTTGATGGGGAGCATTACGATGAAGTTAGCGTAGGACTTCAAGAGACAATGTTCGAAGGCAGCATCGAGCATAAGAACAATTCGAACCACGCGCAGCAGGACTTTTTCTGTCAGTTCAACACCCCACCGGCACTTCTTGGTGGGGAGGACAATGATGACCATGGAGAGCAGCGGCTGAGCTCGACCCACTCGTCACCGACACTCTCCCACCACGAGTGCATCCAAATCGACTCTAAGACGTACAGCGCCCCCAATTCGCCTCATGGGAAACCACCGTTATCGCGACACCCGAAGAAAAAGCTCGTTCGGAGACAGTCTTCCCCACCGACCAGTTCCGCAAACGCAGAGGAGACGGAGGACGACGCCGAGGACATCCAAAATGTATCGCCAGATTCACCGAGCACCAGGACAAAATTCAGGAGGAGCTTTTTCAAGCGTTTTTCGGCTGGAAACAAAGAGGAATTACAAGGGAAATCAAGAGCGTTGtcggtgagagagagaaaagtcCAAAAGAAGGCACAACCCGAGAGCAAGAAGGTAGGTCAAAATTATTTCTACAGAGCAATCTGGGGAAgtgtttcacaaaacaaatag
- the LOC121428954 gene encoding uncharacterized protein LOC121428954 isoform X2: MVESVNNNHSIEEKADHFRTFSVATDIGGKPETSTSTPTSATSNLKMLPLFPDGFVDGEHYDEVSVGLQETMFEGSIEHKNNSNHAQQDFFCQFNTPPALLGGEDNDDHGEQRLSSTHSSPTLSHHECIQIDSKTYSAPNSPHGKPPLSRHPKKKLVRRQSSPPTSSANAEETEDDAEDIQNVSPDSPSTRTKFRRSFFKRFSAGNKEELQGKSRALSVRERKVQKKAQPESKKVGQNYFYRAIWGSVSQNK; encoded by the coding sequence ATGGTCGAGAGTGTCAACAACAACCATTCCATCGAGGAGAAGGCGGATCATTTCAGAACTTTTTCCGTGGCCACTGATATTGGAGGCAAACCCGAAACATCGACGTCGACTCCGACATCGGCGACATCGAACCTCAAGATGTTGCCTCTTTTCCCGGATGGGTTTGTTGATGGGGAGCATTACGATGAAGTTAGCGTAGGACTTCAAGAGACAATGTTCGAAGGCAGCATCGAGCATAAGAACAATTCGAACCACGCGCAGCAGGACTTTTTCTGTCAGTTCAACACCCCACCGGCACTTCTTGGTGGGGAGGACAATGATGACCATGGAGAGCAGCGGCTGAGCTCGACCCACTCGTCACCGACACTCTCCCACCACGAGTGCATCCAAATCGACTCTAAGACGTACAGCGCCCCCAATTCGCCTCATGGGAAACCACCGTTATCGCGACACCCGAAGAAAAAGCTCGTTCGGAGACAGTCTTCCCCACCGACCAGTTCCGCAAACGCAGAGGAGACGGAGGACGACGCCGAGGACATCCAAAATGTATCGCCAGATTCACCGAGCACCAGGACAAAATTCAGGAGGAGCTTTTTCAAGCGTTTTTCGGCTGGAAACAAAGAGGAATTACAAGGGAAATCAAGAGCGTTGtcggtgagagagagaaaagtcCAAAAGAAGGCACAACCCGAGAGCAAGAAGGTAGGTCAAAATTATTTCTACAGAGCAATCTGGGGAAgtgtttcacaaaacaaatag